In Candidatus Saccharimonadales bacterium, one DNA window encodes the following:
- a CDS encoding FtsX-like permease family protein → MLAISIGLILAMLVARSSVNAKINEVKATTATQITINPAGVQGGLGGGDPLTAEQVKKITDTAHVSKVSSTLTDQMGTTDTNLTPSFELGALGKRQMRFESSGSAPSTDAEPPKDTTNGPMRTLTPRTNATGTTDPEAIVDASKLTSGTMIDGASSNMEALVGKALAEKNSLSVGSTFTAYGQTLTVKGIFDNGNVFQSNGIIIPLTTLQTLTAQPGAVNSVTATADSSDNVANVVAALKTALGDKADITSQQEQAAESVKPLESIAGLALSGVIGAAIASAVIILLSMIMVVRERRREIGVIKAIGGTNSKVIMQFTVEALTLTVIGGLIGLVLGVLVSGPMTQSLVASSNDNGQQDKQTGGGPVRMMGGGGPIPGIGNQLNNNIQNVTSTLTPQTIAGSIGIILLIAIIGSAIPAWAIARVRPAEVLRTE, encoded by the coding sequence ATGTTAGCTATTAGCATTGGACTAATTCTTGCAATGTTAGTCGCAAGGTCAAGCGTTAATGCAAAAATTAACGAAGTGAAGGCCACCACGGCAACACAAATCACCATCAATCCTGCTGGAGTTCAGGGTGGACTGGGTGGAGGAGATCCGTTAACGGCTGAACAAGTCAAAAAAATAACCGACACTGCCCATGTCAGCAAAGTCAGCTCGACGCTAACCGACCAGATGGGGACGACGGATACCAATCTGACACCATCGTTTGAGCTAGGAGCACTCGGTAAACGACAGATGCGCTTTGAGAGTTCAGGCTCTGCTCCAAGTACCGACGCAGAACCACCAAAGGATACGACGAACGGGCCTATGCGTACGCTGACGCCACGAACAAACGCCACAGGTACAACTGACCCGGAAGCCATCGTGGACGCAAGCAAGCTAACAAGCGGCACGATGATTGACGGAGCAAGCAGCAATATGGAAGCACTCGTAGGTAAAGCCCTCGCCGAGAAAAACAGCCTTAGTGTCGGCAGCACGTTTACCGCCTACGGCCAGACCCTTACCGTCAAAGGTATTTTCGATAACGGCAACGTATTCCAAAGTAATGGAATAATCATACCTCTTACCACGCTACAGACGCTTACCGCCCAACCTGGTGCGGTAAACAGCGTGACCGCAACAGCCGACAGTAGCGATAACGTCGCGAATGTCGTAGCAGCACTCAAAACGGCACTCGGCGACAAAGCGGACATTACCAGTCAGCAAGAACAAGCAGCGGAAAGCGTTAAGCCACTTGAAAGCATTGCCGGACTTGCACTATCGGGTGTAATCGGTGCAGCCATCGCGAGCGCGGTAATCATCCTCCTTTCGATGATTATGGTCGTTCGTGAACGCCGCCGTGAAATCGGTGTCATTAAAGCAATCGGTGGAACAAATAGCAAAGTCATTATGCAGTTTACCGTTGAAGCGTTGACGCTTACGGTCATCGGCGGACTGATCGGACTTGTGCTTGGCGTATTAGTCAGCGGCCCAATGACACAATCTCTCGTTGCTTCAAGTAACGATAACGGCCAGCAAGACAAACAAACTGGCGGTGGGCCAGTCCGGATGATGGGTGGCGGCGGACCAATCCCAGGAATCGGCAACCAGCTTAATAACAACATTCAGAACGTCACCAGTACGCTGACACCACAAACGATAGCCGGAAGTATTGGAATCATCCTACTGATCGCTATTATCGGAAGTGCCATACCAGCCTGGGCCATTGCACGTGTCCGGCCAGCCGAAGTGCTGAGGACGGAATAA
- a CDS encoding ABC transporter ATP-binding protein has translation MLTVKNLTKTFNATHGPVDALKDISFQVQTGEFASIIGKSGSGKSTLLSLLGALDTPSEGEILVDDVDIAKLSSGKQTDYRAHKIGFVFQQYNLIPNLSALENVTLALEFGGVKPASKRRERAAQLLNDVGISDEEQLRKPARLSGGQQQRVAIARALANRPAVILADEPTGNLDSETGKKIFDLLHSLSRSENTTILAVTHDMDIAGKTDRTFALKDGKMSANKK, from the coding sequence ATGTTAACAGTTAAAAACCTCACGAAAACATTCAATGCGACGCACGGGCCAGTCGATGCGCTAAAAGATATTAGCTTTCAAGTGCAGACTGGCGAATTCGCCTCGATCATCGGCAAAAGCGGAAGTGGCAAGTCGACACTACTCAGCCTGTTAGGAGCGCTCGACACGCCGTCAGAAGGTGAAATCCTCGTTGATGACGTCGACATCGCCAAATTGTCCAGCGGCAAACAAACAGACTACCGCGCACATAAAATCGGCTTCGTATTTCAACAGTACAATCTCATACCAAACCTCAGCGCGTTAGAAAACGTAACGTTAGCGCTAGAGTTTGGCGGGGTAAAACCTGCGAGCAAACGCCGGGAACGAGCCGCTCAGCTTTTAAACGATGTCGGCATTTCAGATGAAGAGCAGCTTCGTAAACCCGCTAGGTTAAGCGGAGGCCAGCAGCAACGCGTGGCTATCGCCCGGGCTCTTGCCAACCGTCCCGCGGTTATCCTGGCTGATGAGCCGACAGGAAACTTAGATAGCGAAACCGGAAAAAAGATATTTGACCTGCTACATAGCTTGTCGCGTAGTGAAAATACAACGATTCTTGCCGTGACCCACGACATGGATATTGCAGGAAAAACAGATAGGACCTTTGCGTTAAAAGATGGAAAGATGTCGGCAAATAAGAAATAG
- a CDS encoding GreA/GreB family elongation factor: protein MNTTKTIYLSKKGMKELKKDISRLERDRQNAMNELRDLDKTDGHDQRLARIEKLAHIDTIESELADKQMVMDRAKLFPRKRDALKVAIGSVVDLIDTSGRLVRYTIVDTVEANPSDGRISIKSPLGQHLLGKQIQDMIEWTNGLRTTRFQLVGIG from the coding sequence ATGAACACCACCAAAACCATTTATCTTAGTAAAAAGGGTATGAAGGAATTGAAAAAAGATATTAGCCGGCTGGAACGCGACCGGCAAAACGCTATGAATGAGCTTCGTGATCTAGACAAGACGGATGGGCACGACCAGCGTCTTGCACGAATCGAAAAACTTGCGCACATTGATACTATCGAAAGCGAACTAGCTGACAAGCAAATGGTTATGGACCGCGCCAAACTGTTTCCTCGAAAACGCGATGCGCTCAAGGTCGCTATCGGATCAGTCGTCGACCTTATCGACACAAGTGGACGTTTAGTACGCTACACTATCGTTGATACGGTCGAGGCTAACCCAAGCGACGGACGCATATCCATCAAAAGTCCCCTTGGACAGCACCTTCTCGGTAAGCAGATCCAAGACATGATTGAATGGACGAATGGCCTGCGTACTACCAGATTCCAACTGGTCGGTATTGGCTAA
- a CDS encoding cation-transporting P-type ATPase: protein MLYYTKTVRQTLQDLDVSESGLSNTEAEERLRIHGPNTIRVKGEPLWRKLIEPFANVFMLVLFIAAGISLFHNDTIDATIIIVIMAASAGIYYVQRFSTERILRSLQKHTVQTVQVLRDNKTIELDANLLVPGDIISLGEGEKIPADARIFTASSLRVDESQLTGESQPIDKQIDELSDGKEVYEQSNMLFQGSFIVAGEAKAIIVTTGNETEFGQLAALTSDAGGASPVQKKIDKLLSQVIAVVAAMAIIAFGLSMLRGMELSESLRFIIALSVSAVPESLPVAISVVLVLGMRRMASKKALVRTMRAIETIGAITTIATDKTGTLTKNKLSVVSTWQPSHSNHILNELIAKAVNQNGSKMHDPLDTALDEYVLAKHVAKSHHTPVITFPFDQSVAMSGNLWHHGSSYELIVKGAPEHVLARSDLTENEREEAEKMLHQLTSDGNRVIAIAHNSMSRKIESFNELSRSNKLIFDGFVAVADILRPEAKKAIQTAVKAGVTVRMITGDHFETAYHIGRSLGMVETRDQVFDSRRMSVMSDEELEEVIGEIRVFSRVIPEHKYRILALLKKTDITAMTGDGVNDVPALVNAHVGVAMGSGAHIAKDAGDIILMDDNFKSIVYAMREGRTIFANIRRMLFYLLSTNAGEVLTMIGALIINIPIPLVPVQILWINLVTDTAMVIPLGLEPGEKSNMTKKPNKPGAPILGKFIISRMVLVALTMATMTLTIYIIFSNAYGHEYGRTIAFSALVVMQWASAFNARSDNESLFVRLRVFNGKFYAGLTIAVILQMLALFGPLGPLLHITPVSIGDLAITGFIAFTVPILLVEIHKFIGRRFYHRK, encoded by the coding sequence ATGCTCTATTACACAAAAACGGTGCGTCAAACACTTCAGGACCTTGATGTGTCAGAAAGTGGCCTATCCAATACCGAAGCCGAGGAGCGGCTACGAATTCATGGGCCTAATACTATCCGCGTCAAAGGCGAACCGCTATGGCGTAAACTCATCGAACCGTTTGCCAACGTTTTTATGTTGGTGCTTTTTATTGCCGCGGGTATCAGCCTGTTTCACAATGACACCATTGACGCGACGATTATTATCGTTATCATGGCGGCAAGCGCGGGAATCTACTACGTACAGCGTTTCTCAACCGAGCGGATTCTAAGGTCGCTTCAAAAACACACGGTGCAAACCGTTCAAGTGCTCCGTGATAATAAGACTATTGAACTTGATGCCAATTTATTAGTCCCTGGTGACATCATATCCTTAGGCGAAGGTGAAAAAATACCTGCAGATGCCCGAATTTTCACGGCTAGTTCACTCCGCGTTGACGAATCGCAGCTAACAGGTGAATCACAGCCGATCGATAAGCAAATTGACGAGTTGTCTGATGGCAAGGAAGTCTATGAACAGAGTAATATGCTGTTTCAAGGCTCATTTATCGTCGCAGGTGAAGCAAAGGCTATTATCGTCACGACAGGTAATGAAACGGAATTCGGACAACTTGCCGCGCTTACGAGTGATGCCGGCGGGGCAAGTCCCGTTCAGAAGAAAATCGACAAACTGCTGTCACAGGTTATTGCTGTCGTTGCCGCTATGGCGATTATTGCGTTTGGGCTCTCGATGCTTCGCGGTATGGAACTCAGCGAGAGTCTCCGCTTTATTATCGCTCTCTCCGTGAGCGCGGTACCCGAGAGCCTTCCTGTCGCAATTTCCGTCGTGTTAGTCCTTGGCATGCGCCGTATGGCTTCCAAGAAGGCATTGGTTCGTACGATGCGCGCTATCGAAACGATCGGCGCGATCACAACCATTGCCACCGATAAAACCGGCACGCTCACTAAAAACAAGCTGAGCGTCGTGTCTACCTGGCAGCCCTCCCACTCGAACCACATACTGAATGAGTTAATCGCCAAGGCGGTCAATCAGAACGGCTCGAAAATGCATGATCCGCTTGATACTGCGCTCGATGAATATGTCTTGGCAAAACACGTTGCTAAATCACACCATACACCGGTCATAACATTCCCGTTCGACCAATCCGTCGCCATGAGCGGCAATTTATGGCATCACGGCAGTAGTTACGAACTTATCGTCAAAGGCGCACCAGAACACGTACTCGCGCGTAGTGATCTGACCGAGAACGAAAGGGAAGAAGCCGAAAAAATGCTTCACCAGCTGACAAGCGACGGCAATCGAGTTATCGCAATCGCCCATAATTCCATGTCCCGCAAAATTGAAAGTTTCAATGAGTTATCGCGTTCCAATAAGCTCATCTTCGATGGGTTTGTGGCTGTTGCGGATATTCTACGTCCCGAAGCCAAAAAAGCCATCCAGACAGCCGTCAAAGCCGGCGTTACTGTCCGTATGATCACCGGCGACCATTTCGAAACCGCCTATCATATTGGCCGCAGCCTAGGCATGGTCGAAACCCGTGACCAAGTGTTTGACAGCCGTCGCATGAGCGTTATGAGTGACGAGGAGCTAGAAGAAGTCATTGGTGAGATTCGCGTTTTCTCACGTGTTATCCCCGAACATAAATATCGCATCCTAGCCCTCCTAAAAAAGACGGATATTACCGCTATGACGGGGGACGGCGTAAACGATGTTCCCGCACTTGTGAATGCTCACGTGGGCGTTGCCATGGGTAGCGGGGCACACATAGCAAAGGACGCCGGGGATATTATCTTAATGGACGACAACTTCAAAAGTATCGTGTACGCCATGCGGGAAGGCCGCACGATATTCGCGAATATCCGCCGCATGCTCTTTTACCTGCTTTCAACGAATGCAGGTGAAGTCCTGACCATGATCGGCGCACTTATCATTAATATCCCAATTCCACTCGTGCCCGTGCAAATTCTTTGGATTAATCTAGTGACAGACACAGCCATGGTAATCCCCCTAGGTCTAGAGCCCGGCGAAAAAAGTAACATGACTAAAAAGCCGAATAAACCTGGTGCGCCAATCCTGGGCAAGTTCATCATCTCGCGTATGGTGCTTGTAGCGCTTACGATGGCAACAATGACACTAACGATATATATCATCTTCAGCAACGCCTACGGCCACGAATACGGCCGTACGATTGCATTTAGCGCCCTTGTTGTCATGCAGTGGGCAAGTGCCTTTAACGCTCGTAGCGATAACGAATCGTTGTTCGTTCGCCTAAGGGTATTTAACGGTAAGTTCTACGCAGGTTTAACTATCGCTGTTATTCTACAGATGCTAGCTTTATTCGGTCCGCTTGGGCCGCTACTTCATATCACGCCAGTTTCGATTGGCGACCTAGCCATCACTGGGTTTATTGCGTTTACCGTACCGATCCTACTGGTTGAAATTCATAAATTCATCGGCCGACGATTTTATCACCGAAAGTAA
- a CDS encoding SOS response-associated peptidase, which produces MSSRYTLFKINNLRERFHLDRMPEINRSYNISPTQVAPVIVSRDGKTTLELMKWGFIPKDAKDTNSVFRYKTFNAKSEGIFSKASYSEAIRHSRCLVPANGFYEWQQSQDGKKPYYVHPNDQELFAFAGIYSSWTDPTGKEWGTYSIITIEANNEMSAIHDRMPIILQPEDEARWLEPSDDLNMLYDLMRPYLDGKLTIQSVGEDINGTKIDNPRLITPTLN; this is translated from the coding sequence ATGAGTTCACGATATACCTTATTTAAAATAAACAACCTACGCGAGCGTTTTCATCTGGACAGAATGCCAGAAATAAACCGGAGCTACAACATCAGCCCAACGCAAGTTGCGCCCGTTATTGTTAGTCGCGACGGCAAAACAACGCTTGAATTAATGAAATGGGGCTTTATTCCAAAAGACGCCAAAGACACAAACTCGGTCTTTCGCTACAAAACGTTTAATGCCAAGTCGGAAGGTATTTTCAGTAAGGCCAGCTATAGCGAGGCGATTCGTCATAGCCGCTGCCTCGTGCCAGCTAATGGTTTTTACGAGTGGCAGCAATCCCAAGATGGCAAAAAACCATATTATGTCCACCCGAATGATCAAGAATTATTTGCTTTTGCAGGCATTTACAGTTCATGGACAGACCCAACAGGGAAGGAATGGGGAACGTACTCGATTATTACAATCGAAGCGAATAATGAGATGAGCGCTATTCACGATCGTATGCCGATTATTCTGCAGCCTGAGGATGAGGCACGATGGCTAGAACCTTCGGACGACCTAAATATGCTTTATGACCTAATGCGCCCGTACCTAGATGGCAAACTTACTATTCAATCCGTTGGTGAAGATATCAATGGCACTAAAATAGACAACCCTCGCTTGATTACTCCAACTCTAAATTAA